GGTGAATTGTGCGCTTGTGAAGGGTACATAAAGACCACCGGAACAAAGTGGCCCAAGCAGCACAACTGCGCACCTGAAGGGAGCCCGCCGTGTCCAATGAAGCCGCCGCGGGAAACACCACCGCCACGCTCGGAAACCTCGCCCTCGGACTGACCCTGCTCGCCTTCGGCATCGGATCCACCGGCGTGATCGACCACGTCGGCCCCTCCGACGCCGCCGGTCTCGCCACCTTCGTCGGAGGCGTCGCCCTGTTCCTCGTCGGCCTGCTCGCCCTGCGCGCCGGCGACGCCGGCACGGGCACGGCGTACTCGGCGCTCGGCGCCTTCTGGTTCACCTGGGGCACCGGCGTCGGCGGCGACGGCTCGTCCGAGGCCGCCGGGCTGTTCCTGCTGCTGTGGGCGCTGCTCGCGCTCACCCTGACCCTCGCGGCCGGCGGCAGCGGGCTCTTCGGGCAGGGCGTGTACGGGCTGCTGTTCGTCGCGCTGCTGCTCCTCGGCATCGGCGCCCTCGCCGACAACGCGGGCCTCGACAAGGCGGGCGGCTGGGTCGCCGCGGTCGCCGGGCTCGCCGCCTGGTACGGCGCCACGGCCGCGGTGGCGGGCTGGCCCACGTCCGTGGCCCGCGCCGGCCGCGGGGCGGCGGCCGCGAGCTGAGCCCTCTCCGAGAAGAGCAGCGGTCCCCGTGCACCTGGGATGCACGGGGACCGCTGTGGTGTCCGGCCGAGCCTCGCGGGGGACAGGCCCACGAGGTGCGGGGCTCCGGGGGACAGGCCCGGGGCGCCGCTACTCGACCGTGACGGACTTGGCCAGGTTGCGCGGCTTGTCGATGTCGCGGCCCATGGCGAGCGCCGTGTGGTAGGCGAGGAGCTGGAGCGGGATGCCCATCAGGATGGGGTCGAGCTCGTCCTCGTTCTTCGGCACGACGATGGTGTGGTCGGCCTTCTCCTGGGTCTGGTGCGCGACCGCGAGGATGCGGCCGCTGCGGGCCTTGATCTCCTCCAGGGCGGCGCGGTTCTTCTCCAGCAGGTCGTCGTCGGGGACGATGGCGACCGTCGGCAGGGCCGGCTCGATCAGGGCGAGCGGGCCGTGCTTCAGCTCGGAGGCGGGGTAGGCCTCGGCGTGGATGTAGGAGATCTCCTTCAGCTTGAGGGAGGCCTCCAGGGCGACCGGGTAGCCCCGGACGCGGCCGATGAACATCATCGACTGGGCGCCGGCGTACTCCTTGGCCAGCTTCTTGATGTCGTCCTCGCTCTTGAGGATCTCCTCGATCTGGCCGGGCAGCCGGCGCAGGCCCTCGATGATCCGCTTGCCGTCGGTGACGGACAGGTCGCGGATGCGGCCGAGGTGCAGGGCGAGCAGCGCGAAGGCGACCACCGTGTTGGTGAAGCACTTGGTGGAGACGACGCAGACCTCGGGGCCGGCGTGCACGTACATGCCGCCGTCGGCCTCGCGGGCGATGGCGGAGCCGACCACGTTGACGACGCCGAGGACCCGGGCGCCCTTGCGCTTGAGCTCCTGGACGGCGGCCAGCACGTCGTAGGTCTCACCGGACTGGGAGACGGCGATGTACAGCGTGTCGGGGTCCACGACCGGGTTGCGGTAGCGGAACTCGGAGGCCGGCTCGGCGTCCGCGGGGATGCGGGCCATCGACTCGATGAGGCCCGCGCCGATGAGGCCGGCGTGGTACGAGGTGCCACAGCCGAGGATCTTGATCCGGCGGATGGAGCGGGCCTCGCGGGCGTCCAGGTTGAGGCCGCCGAGGTGCACGGTGGAGAAGCGGTCGT
The DNA window shown above is from Streptomyces showdoensis and carries:
- the glmS gene encoding glutamine--fructose-6-phosphate transaminase (isomerizing), which codes for MCGIVGYIGKRDVAPLLLEGLQRLEYRGYDSAGIVITSPKAAGLKMVKAKGRVRDLEARVPKRFTGTTGIAHTRWATHGAPSDINSHPHLDPENKVAVVHNGIVDNAQELRAKLEADGVVFASETDTEVITHLIARSQAETLEEKVREALKHIEGTYGIAVMHAEFNDRIVVARNGSPVVLGIGEKEMFVASDVAALIAHTRQVVTLDDGEMATLKADDFRTYTTTGASTTATPETVEWEAASYDMGGHDTYMHKEISEQPDAVDRVLRGRIDDRFSTVHLGGLNLDAREARSIRRIKILGCGTSYHAGLIGAGLIESMARIPADAEPASEFRYRNPVVDPDTLYIAVSQSGETYDVLAAVQELKRKGARVLGVVNVVGSAIAREADGGMYVHAGPEVCVVSTKCFTNTVVAFALLALHLGRIRDLSVTDGKRIIEGLRRLPGQIEEILKSEDDIKKLAKEYAGAQSMMFIGRVRGYPVALEASLKLKEISYIHAEAYPASELKHGPLALIEPALPTVAIVPDDDLLEKNRAALEEIKARSGRILAVAHQTQEKADHTIVVPKNEDELDPILMGIPLQLLAYHTALAMGRDIDKPRNLAKSVTVE
- a CDS encoding GPR1/FUN34/YaaH family transporter — encoded protein: MSNEAAAGNTTATLGNLALGLTLLAFGIGSTGVIDHVGPSDAAGLATFVGGVALFLVGLLALRAGDAGTGTAYSALGAFWFTWGTGVGGDGSSEAAGLFLLLWALLALTLTLAAGGSGLFGQGVYGLLFVALLLLGIGALADNAGLDKAGGWVAAVAGLAAWYGATAAVAGWPTSVARAGRGAAAAS